A window of the Virgibacillus pantothenticus genome harbors these coding sequences:
- a CDS encoding C39 family peptidase: protein MNIILFSVCCMLATVLFYISSKQKIAWVKKSFIIYGFIFSITAISVLTLFVMEHKAAFKQLIQYTIPVHEDNQLSPEERKLSKHTIQKKVKMDVPKIEQLPELPRGCEVTSLSMLLRHNDIRIDKIELAQQVKKDPTPYTKKDGEIFFGNPYRGFVGDMYSFDTPGMGVYHKPIAALAKRYAGDRVKDLTGNDFKTIITELNHKRPVWVIINTTYDKLPESQFTTWNTKDGKIDITMKQHSVLITGYDENYIYFNDPLNFAEKAPIDEFQAAWEQMGKQAITID, encoded by the coding sequence ATGAACATTATTTTATTTAGTGTTTGTTGTATGCTGGCTACTGTATTATTCTATATTAGTTCCAAGCAAAAAATAGCTTGGGTAAAAAAATCCTTTATCATATACGGTTTTATTTTTTCTATCACTGCTATTTCTGTGTTAACTCTTTTTGTTATGGAACATAAAGCGGCTTTCAAACAGTTGATCCAATATACAATCCCGGTCCACGAAGACAATCAGTTATCACCAGAAGAGAGAAAACTATCGAAACACACCATTCAAAAAAAAGTTAAAATGGATGTTCCTAAGATAGAGCAGCTTCCAGAATTACCGAGAGGCTGTGAAGTAACTAGCTTATCAATGCTCTTAAGGCATAATGATATCCGTATCGATAAAATAGAACTAGCGCAGCAAGTAAAAAAAGATCCTACGCCTTATACGAAAAAAGACGGTGAAATATTTTTCGGTAATCCGTATCGTGGGTTTGTAGGTGATATGTATTCATTTGACACACCGGGTATGGGCGTTTATCATAAGCCAATTGCTGCATTAGCTAAACGTTATGCAGGTGATCGTGTAAAAGATTTAACCGGAAATGACTTTAAAACAATCATTACAGAATTAAATCATAAGCGACCTGTATGGGTAATTATAAATACAACTTACGATAAACTTCCAGAAAGTCAATTTACCACTTGGAATACAAAGGACGGAAAAATCGATATTACGATGAAGCAACACTCCGTATTGATTACAGGTTATGATGAAAACTACATTTATTTTAATGATCCATTAAACTTTGCAGAGAAAGCACCTATCGATGAGTTTCAAGCTGCTTGGGAACAAATGGGAAAGCAGGCGATCACCATTGATTAA
- the asnB gene encoding asparagine synthase (glutamine-hydrolyzing), translating into MCGFIGMIFDNPVERTEQEIELFKKQNNLITHRGPDDEGYYFDSYISFGFRRLSIIDIESGSQPLSYNNEQIWLVFNGEIYNYIELREKLLEEGYEFQTDSDTEVIAALFSKHKENAFQYLRGMFSILIWDKETEQLYGARDPFGIKPFFYHENSFGTSFASEKKSITLMMEQEEVDQAALQHYLSFQYVPEPMTMTAGIKKVEPGHYFIKKPGQPIQFTRYWHATFHPVLREKQDWIQKIQDVMYDSVNVHMRSDVPVGSFLSGGIDSTLIVSIAKEFNPDIKTFSVGFERDGYSEVDVAKETADKLNVENISYMISPEEYVDNLPKIMWHMDDPLADPSCVPLYFVSREARKHVTVVLSGEGSDELFGGYNIYREPGSLKIFDKLPLPVKELLKRVSAILPEGVKGKSFLDRGTTPLRERYIGNAKMFEENEKRKLLKTYNDHLSYQQITGKLFDQVKDYPYVNQMQYVDIHTWMRGDILLKADRVTMAHSLELRVPFLDKEVFRVANEIPVDLKIANGTTKSLLREASRGIIPDHVLDRKKLGFPVPIRHWLKNELNGWAKQLIHESETDHLLHKNYILELLEAHCQGKGDYSRKIWTVLMFMLWHQNFVEKKFTASNLNENEAELIHS; encoded by the coding sequence ATGTGTGGTTTTATCGGAATGATATTTGATAATCCAGTCGAACGAACAGAACAAGAAATTGAATTGTTTAAAAAGCAAAATAATTTGATCACTCATCGGGGGCCAGATGATGAGGGCTATTATTTTGATTCCTATATTTCATTCGGATTTCGCCGATTAAGTATTATTGATATTGAAAGTGGTTCACAGCCATTAAGCTATAACAATGAACAAATCTGGCTCGTTTTTAATGGAGAGATTTATAATTATATCGAATTACGTGAAAAACTGCTTGAAGAAGGCTACGAATTCCAGACAGACTCAGATACAGAGGTTATAGCTGCACTTTTTTCCAAACATAAGGAGAATGCCTTTCAATATTTAAGAGGTATGTTCTCGATTCTTATTTGGGATAAAGAGACAGAGCAATTATACGGTGCGCGCGATCCTTTTGGTATTAAGCCATTTTTTTATCATGAAAATTCCTTTGGGACGTCATTTGCATCAGAGAAAAAAAGTATTACCTTAATGATGGAACAAGAAGAAGTAGATCAAGCTGCTCTGCAGCATTATTTGAGTTTTCAATACGTGCCGGAACCAATGACAATGACTGCCGGCATTAAAAAAGTAGAGCCAGGCCATTATTTCATTAAGAAACCTGGACAACCTATTCAATTTACACGTTATTGGCATGCTACATTTCATCCTGTGCTTCGAGAAAAGCAAGATTGGATTCAAAAAATTCAAGATGTCATGTATGATTCTGTTAACGTGCATATGCGTAGTGACGTTCCAGTTGGGTCATTCCTATCTGGGGGTATCGATTCAACGTTAATCGTATCCATAGCGAAAGAATTTAATCCAGATATTAAGACATTTTCAGTTGGCTTTGAACGCGATGGTTATTCAGAAGTCGATGTAGCTAAGGAAACAGCAGATAAACTGAATGTGGAAAACATTTCCTACATGATTTCACCGGAAGAATATGTAGACAACTTACCAAAAATCATGTGGCATATGGATGATCCATTAGCTGATCCATCCTGCGTACCATTGTATTTTGTTTCCAGAGAAGCAAGAAAGCATGTAACAGTTGTGCTGTCTGGAGAAGGGTCTGATGAATTGTTTGGGGGCTACAATATTTATCGGGAGCCTGGCTCATTGAAAATATTCGATAAGCTTCCGTTACCTGTGAAGGAATTGCTGAAACGCGTTTCCGCTATATTACCTGAAGGAGTGAAAGGAAAAAGCTTCCTAGATCGTGGAACAACGCCGTTGCGTGAACGGTATATTGGAAATGCAAAAATGTTTGAAGAAAACGAAAAAAGAAAGCTATTAAAAACGTATAATGATCATTTATCTTACCAGCAAATAACAGGCAAATTATTTGACCAGGTAAAAGACTATCCGTACGTGAACCAAATGCAATATGTAGACATTCATACTTGGATGCGTGGAGATATTTTATTAAAAGCAGACCGTGTTACGATGGCTCATTCTCTTGAGTTACGAGTGCCGTTCTTGGATAAGGAAGTATTTCGTGTCGCAAATGAAATTCCAGTTGATTTGAAAATAGCTAACGGTACTACGAAGAGTCTGTTGCGTGAGGCTTCACGTGGAATCATTCCAGATCATGTGCTAGACCGAAAAAAATTAGGTTTCCCAGTACCTATTCGTCATTGGCTTAAGAATGAGTTAAATGGCTGGGCAAAACAACTGATTCATGAAAGTGAGACAGACCATTTATTACACAAGAACTATATACTTGAACTGCTAGAAGCTCACTGCCAAGGAAAAGGGGACTATAGCAGAAAAATATGGACGGTGCTTATGTTCATGCTATGGCACCAAAACTTTGTTGAAAAAAAGTTTACTGCTTCTAACCTAAATGAAAACGAAGCGGAATTAATCCATTCTTAA
- the pckA gene encoding phosphoenolpyruvate carboxykinase (ATP): MKTVEKSYVTELYSHPYLLSNLSVPQLVEKILARKEGKLSATGAVQAETGAYTGRSPKDKFIVKDEISENYVDWGTVNRSIDEATFNKLYQKVVQYLKNKSEIFQFRGYAGADHDYRLPLQVINEYAWHNLFARQLFITPKEKELKEHQPEFTVLSAPTFKANPKVDGTNSEAFILVSFKQRIVLIGGTEYAGEIKKSIFSVMNYLLPQRNVLSMHCSANVGKEGDVALFFGLSGTGKTTLSADPYRRLIGDDEHGWGPNGVFNIEGGCYAKCINLSQEKEPQIYDAIRFGAVLENVVLDNQTRIPDYNDTILTENTRAAYPLENIDNIAVPSIAGHPSTIIFLTADASGTLPPISKLTKEQAMYHFLSGYTSKLAGTERGVTEPQATFSACFGSPFLPLAPSKYAAMLGEKIDAYQSNVFLVNTGWTGGAYGTGKRMKLSYTRAMIHAALEGELHGVETTKDKIFGLEIPMHVPGVPDEVLIPENTWLDKAAYEQTAKQLAVKFHENFKQFTEAREDIANAGPIYKG; encoded by the coding sequence ATGAAAACGGTAGAAAAGTCTTATGTAACCGAATTATATTCTCACCCTTATTTATTATCGAATTTATCGGTACCGCAGCTTGTTGAAAAAATCTTGGCTAGAAAAGAAGGTAAGTTATCAGCTACAGGTGCAGTTCAAGCTGAAACAGGGGCTTACACAGGCCGCTCACCAAAAGATAAGTTTATTGTAAAAGACGAAATCAGCGAAAACTATGTTGACTGGGGAACAGTGAACCGTTCCATTGATGAAGCGACTTTCAATAAACTTTACCAAAAAGTCGTTCAATATTTAAAAAACAAATCCGAGATCTTTCAATTTAGAGGATATGCTGGAGCAGATCATGATTACCGTCTTCCGCTTCAAGTGATCAATGAATATGCGTGGCATAATCTATTTGCCAGACAGTTGTTTATCACACCTAAAGAAAAAGAGTTAAAAGAGCATCAGCCAGAGTTTACCGTTTTGTCTGCACCAACATTCAAAGCCAATCCTAAAGTAGACGGTACAAACTCAGAAGCATTTATTCTTGTATCGTTTAAACAACGTATCGTATTAATAGGTGGAACAGAGTATGCCGGCGAAATTAAAAAATCTATTTTTTCCGTGATGAATTATTTGCTCCCTCAACGCAATGTATTATCTATGCATTGTTCCGCTAATGTTGGTAAAGAAGGCGATGTTGCTTTGTTCTTTGGCTTGTCAGGAACAGGTAAAACAACATTATCAGCTGATCCGTACCGCCGTTTAATTGGCGATGACGAGCATGGCTGGGGACCTAATGGCGTGTTTAATATTGAAGGTGGTTGTTATGCTAAATGCATTAACTTATCGCAAGAAAAAGAACCGCAAATTTACGATGCCATTAGATTTGGTGCAGTATTGGAAAATGTCGTGTTAGATAACCAAACAAGAATTCCTGACTATAATGACACTATTTTAACAGAAAACACTCGCGCAGCATATCCGTTAGAAAACATAGATAACATTGCCGTACCAAGTATCGCTGGGCATCCAAGCACCATTATTTTTCTAACCGCTGATGCTTCAGGAACATTGCCTCCTATCAGTAAATTGACGAAAGAACAGGCCATGTATCATTTTCTAAGCGGATATACAAGTAAGCTAGCAGGAACAGAACGAGGTGTAACCGAACCACAAGCAACATTCTCAGCTTGTTTCGGTTCTCCATTCCTTCCATTGGCACCGTCCAAATACGCTGCCATGCTTGGGGAAAAGATTGACGCTTATCAATCAAATGTGTTTCTTGTAAACACCGGTTGGACGGGAGGAGCCTATGGTACTGGGAAGCGCATGAAGCTTTCGTATACTCGCGCTATGATTCATGCTGCATTAGAGGGCGAATTACATGGCGTAGAGACAACAAAGGATAAAATATTCGGATTAGAAATTCCGATGCATGTACCTGGAGTGCCGGATGAAGTATTAATTCCGGAAAACACGTGGCTCGATAAGGCCGCTTATGAACAAACAGCAAAACAGCTTGCGGTGAAATTCCATGAGAATTTTAAGCAATTCACAGAAGCTCGTGAAGATATCGCTAATGCTGGCCCTATTTATAAGGGTTAA
- the metK gene encoding methionine adenosyltransferase, translating into MATNRRLFTSESVTEGHPDKISDQISDAILDEILQSDPYARVACETTVTTGLVLVAGEISTTTYVDIPAIVRKTIEDIGYTRAKFGFDAKTCAVLTAIDEQSPDIAGGVDTAWEARQGQMSEEEIDAIGAGDQGLMFGFACDETEELMPLPISLAHKLAKRLADVRKDHTLDYLRPDGKTQVTVEYGEDDQPIRIDTIVISTQHHQDITVEQIEKDLMEHVIIPVVPAHLLDEATKYFINPTGRFVIGGPQGDAGLTGRKIIVDTYGGYARHGGGAFSGKDATKVDRSAAYAARYVAKNIVAAQLAKTCEVQLAYAIGVAEPVSIAIDTFGTGVVSEDELVQAVRKLFDLRPAGIIRMLDLQKPIFRNTAAYGHFGRTDVLFPWEKTDKVEELVALVKEQQ; encoded by the coding sequence ATGGCTACGAATCGACGTTTATTTACTTCTGAAAGTGTAACAGAAGGTCATCCTGATAAAATATCGGACCAAATTTCCGATGCTATCCTTGATGAAATATTACAATCTGATCCCTATGCTCGAGTTGCCTGTGAGACAACTGTTACAACAGGACTAGTATTGGTAGCAGGGGAAATATCGACCACTACATATGTAGATATTCCTGCAATCGTTCGAAAAACCATTGAGGATATTGGTTATACACGAGCAAAGTTTGGATTCGACGCCAAAACCTGTGCGGTACTAACAGCGATTGACGAGCAGTCTCCGGATATAGCAGGGGGGGTAGATACTGCTTGGGAGGCAAGACAGGGGCAAATGAGCGAGGAAGAAATTGATGCTATTGGTGCTGGTGACCAAGGACTAATGTTTGGGTTTGCCTGTGACGAAACAGAAGAATTAATGCCATTGCCAATTTCTCTAGCGCACAAATTAGCCAAGCGTTTGGCAGATGTCCGTAAAGACCATACATTGGATTACTTAAGACCGGACGGAAAGACACAAGTAACTGTAGAATATGGAGAAGATGACCAGCCTATTCGAATTGATACAATCGTCATTTCGACACAACATCATCAAGATATAACGGTAGAACAAATTGAAAAAGATTTAATGGAGCATGTTATTATTCCTGTTGTTCCAGCACATTTATTAGATGAAGCAACGAAATATTTTATCAACCCAACTGGACGATTTGTGATTGGGGGTCCACAAGGCGATGCAGGCTTAACCGGAAGAAAAATTATTGTTGACACTTATGGTGGTTATGCACGTCATGGTGGTGGTGCATTTAGTGGTAAGGATGCGACGAAAGTGGATCGTTCTGCTGCTTATGCTGCTAGATATGTAGCAAAAAATATTGTTGCCGCCCAATTAGCAAAAACATGTGAAGTTCAACTTGCGTATGCGATTGGTGTAGCAGAACCAGTTTCGATTGCTATCGATACATTTGGAACCGGGGTTGTAAGCGAGGATGAATTGGTCCAAGCTGTACGAAAACTATTCGACCTTCGCCCGGCTGGCATTATTCGTATGCTTGATTTACAAAAGCCTATTTTTAGAAATACAGCTGCATATGGACATTTTGGTCGTACGGACGTTTTATTCCCATGGGAAAAGACAGATAAAGTGGAAGAATTGGTAGCACTAGTAAAAGAGCAGCAATAA
- a CDS encoding gamma carbonic anhydrase family protein: MIQSYKGIYPTIHDSAFIADDASIIGDVTIGKQSSIWFKTVIRGDVAPVIIGERISIQDLSVLHQSPGIPLVIENDVTVGHQATLHSTYIRKHALIGMGSILLDGSEIGEYAFIGAGSLVPPGKKIPPYTLALGSPAKVVRELTEDDFVEMQRICQSYVEKGTIYKQQQLDK, translated from the coding sequence ATGATACAGTCTTATAAAGGAATATATCCAACGATTCATGATTCTGCATTTATCGCAGATGACGCAAGCATTATCGGTGATGTTACCATCGGTAAACAATCTAGCATATGGTTCAAGACAGTCATTCGTGGAGATGTCGCCCCAGTAATTATTGGAGAGCGGATTAGTATCCAAGACTTATCTGTCCTGCACCAAAGCCCTGGCATCCCGTTAGTTATCGAAAACGATGTCACAGTCGGACATCAGGCAACATTACATTCTACATATATACGTAAACATGCCTTAATTGGGATGGGTTCTATTTTGCTAGATGGTTCTGAAATTGGCGAGTATGCCTTTATCGGCGCTGGAAGTCTTGTACCACCCGGAAAAAAGATCCCTCCATATACATTAGCGCTAGGCAGTCCAGCAAAAGTTGTCAGAGAGCTGACAGAGGACGACTTCGTGGAAATGCAGCGCATTTGTCAATCATATGTTGAAAAAGGAACTATCTACAAACAACAACAACTGGATAAGTAA
- a CDS encoding ABC transporter substrate-binding protein, producing MKKILFFLFFSSILLILTSCNNTNSKKTIQLAEVTRSIFYAPQYVALEKGFFEDEGLDVELQTTWGGDKTMTSLLSDGADIALVGAETSIYVYAQDSKDIAINFAQLTQTDGTFLVAKEEKPDFDWNDLKGTTFLGQRKGGMPQMVGEYVLKQNEIDPHEDLDLQQNIEFANIPSAFVSSDAEYVQLFEPTASMFEKEGKGHIVASFGEESGTVPYTVYMAKQTYMDEHKAELEKFTKAVYRAQQWVSEHSAEEIAKTIQPYFEDTDVAMLTSSIERYKNQGSFATDPVLKEDAWNNLKNIMEAAGELPEDVAYEDLVNPTFAKDVLQD from the coding sequence ATGAAGAAAATTCTATTTTTCCTATTCTTCAGTAGCATACTATTGATTTTAACAAGTTGTAATAATACGAATTCAAAAAAAACCATTCAATTAGCTGAAGTGACCCGCTCCATTTTTTATGCTCCGCAATACGTGGCTTTGGAAAAAGGTTTTTTTGAAGATGAAGGATTAGACGTCGAATTGCAAACTACATGGGGTGGAGATAAAACAATGACTTCGCTTTTATCAGATGGAGCCGATATCGCGTTAGTTGGTGCGGAAACATCCATTTATGTTTACGCTCAGGACTCGAAAGATATTGCTATTAACTTCGCTCAGCTCACACAAACAGATGGTACCTTCTTAGTTGCAAAAGAAGAAAAGCCTGATTTTGATTGGAATGATTTAAAAGGTACAACCTTTTTAGGACAACGTAAAGGTGGCATGCCACAAATGGTTGGCGAATATGTACTTAAACAAAACGAAATTGATCCGCATGAAGATTTAGATTTACAGCAAAATATTGAGTTTGCTAACATTCCTAGTGCATTTGTGTCTAGCGATGCAGAATACGTCCAATTATTTGAACCAACTGCCAGTATGTTTGAAAAAGAAGGAAAAGGGCATATTGTAGCTTCGTTTGGAGAAGAATCTGGAACTGTTCCATATACCGTTTATATGGCAAAGCAAACATATATGGATGAACACAAAGCAGAATTGGAAAAATTCACAAAAGCAGTTTACCGGGCCCAACAATGGGTTTCAGAACATTCTGCTGAGGAAATTGCTAAAACCATTCAACCTTATTTTGAAGATACGGATGTAGCTATGCTCACTTCCTCCATTGAACGCTATAAAAATCAAGGATCATTCGCAACCGACCCGGTGTTAAAAGAAGATGCGTGGAACAATTTGAAAAACATTATGGAAGCAGCTGGAGAATTGCCGGAAGATGTAGCATACGAGGACTTAGTAAATCCAACGTTTGCAAAGGATGTATTACAGGACTAA
- a CDS encoding tetraprenyl-beta-curcumene synthase family protein codes for MLSNLVPSTPIPLMITVYRKIFPAVSKELAVWKQRADEIPDEELRFQALASMSEKRFHCQGGAVYALLSGARWRECIRFIVAYQTISDYLDNLCDRSTTLDPSSFSLLHTSMIDAHCPRSEPKDYYAFFHHKQDNGYLQQLVQTCNDVVAKLDDIPTYQEQALQLTRLYSDLQVHKHVKQEERVPRLTNWSKEKNCHPLAWYEFSAATGSTLGIFCLMAYSLAGRLHRKLANEIVTAYFPYIQGLHILLDYYIDQQEDKEEGDLNFCSYYESQTVMHERFQYFCEQAKVYAGTIPNPSFHKMVVQGLVGLYLGDGKVNHINDSTPFKQLLFQTAGKPAMFFYRNTRIYYFFKQFIH; via the coding sequence ATGTTGAGTAATCTAGTACCAAGCACACCTATCCCTTTAATGATAACAGTTTATCGAAAGATCTTTCCAGCAGTAAGCAAGGAGCTTGCTGTTTGGAAACAGCGAGCCGATGAAATACCTGATGAAGAATTGCGCTTTCAGGCGCTTGCAAGCATGTCTGAAAAACGATTTCATTGTCAAGGCGGAGCAGTGTATGCTTTGTTATCAGGGGCTAGGTGGAGAGAGTGTATACGTTTTATTGTTGCTTATCAAACGATTAGCGATTATTTAGACAATTTATGTGATCGAAGTACAACCTTGGATCCGTCATCTTTTTCATTGTTGCATACATCTATGATAGATGCCCATTGTCCAAGGTCAGAGCCGAAAGATTATTATGCATTTTTTCACCACAAACAAGATAATGGCTACTTGCAACAACTTGTACAAACGTGTAACGATGTCGTTGCTAAATTAGATGATATTCCGACATATCAAGAGCAGGCTTTACAATTGACAAGATTGTATAGTGATTTACAAGTGCATAAACATGTTAAACAAGAAGAAAGGGTTCCGCGTTTAACAAATTGGTCAAAAGAGAAAAATTGCCATCCATTAGCGTGGTATGAATTCTCAGCTGCAACAGGATCAACTTTAGGGATTTTTTGTTTAATGGCGTACAGTTTGGCTGGGAGATTGCATCGAAAATTAGCAAATGAAATTGTGACAGCTTATTTTCCTTATATACAAGGGTTGCATATTCTACTGGATTATTATATAGATCAACAGGAGGATAAAGAGGAGGGCGATTTAAATTTCTGTTCGTACTATGAAAGTCAAACGGTCATGCATGAACGCTTCCAATATTTTTGTGAGCAGGCAAAGGTATATGCAGGTACCATACCTAATCCAAGCTTCCATAAGATGGTTGTTCAAGGGTTGGTTGGATTATATTTAGGGGATGGGAAAGTAAATCACATAAATGATTCAACGCCCTTCAAACAGCTGCTGTTTCAAACTGCTGGAAAGCCTGCTATGTTTTTTTATCGTAATACAAGAATATATTATTTTTTTAAACAGTTTATACATTAA